CTCGCTTTTTATAAAACTAAATAAATGAAAATTACTTATTTAGCGGACTTTAATATAAAAAATCTATTTAAAGTGTTTTAATTTAAAAAAACAGTTTTCAATAAAATAACACCCCACTAATCAGTGAGGTGAAAAGGATTTTCTAAATATGTGTTGAATAGATAAAAGATATAAAACATTCAATCTAAATATATTATATATCAAAAAAAGATAAATTTAAATAAAATCAGCCTATTTTTTACATAAAATACTATATTAATATTTAAATGGAAATAGACTTTAAATTATATATTGAAAATGTTTTTGATAGAAAAATAACATGACTAATAGAGATGTGCAACCTCTAGAGATAAAAGCAAGTTACTCTAAAAAAGGAGAATAAATATGAATGTAATTGAAACAATAAAAACAATCATAAAAGTGATAACACCAATTATCGGTGGTAAATTTATAGGTAAATTTGCAGTGAAAAACGCGAGAAAAGATTATAAAAATAATGTTAGACCACCTTTTTCACCCCCCGGCTATGTCTTTCCAATTGTGTGGCCAATATTTTATACAACGATGGGCGTAGCTTATGCATTAGTGACTAATAAATCTACTAGTAAGGATTTGAAAGGTGCTTATTACACGCAATTAAGCCTGAATTATCTATGGTCGATATTATACTTCAAATATAAATTACGCTTTAGTGCGTTGATAGAGAGTGTTGTATTACTGGGCGCAGTAGTTACAACAACTGTGAAATTTTTCAATGTAAAAAAAGTTGCTGGCATTTTACTAGTTCCATATATGCTTTGGAGCGCTTTTGCTACTTATTTAACAGCTGGTAATTGGTATTTAAATAAAGATAACCCAAGCTATACAGAGAAATCTGAGAATTAAATTGATGAAAAAGATTATATATATTGCGCTATATTGGTTTATAGTTCAAATGATTATAGCTCAACTTGGTATTCGTATTAGTTATAAGTTCTTAGAAAAAGATAATAAGTATTTTCGAAGTTGGAATTTTGAACAAGAGGGTCAATTATGGCAACAATTAGTTAAAGTGCAATATTGGAAAGATCATTTGCCAGACGGTCAAAATCTTAACCCTAATATCAGTAGTAAAGCGACTTTCGATATATCTAAAAATATGAATGATATACAGCGTTTTATATTAGAAACTAGACGTGCAGAGATGGTTCATTTGCTATCCATATTTCCTGTTATTGCGTTTTTTAAAGCGTCAAAAAGCGTTAAAATTATTAATTTCGTATATGTCATTATAGCT
The Mammaliicoccus sp. Dog046 genome window above contains:
- a CDS encoding glycosyl-4,4'-diaponeurosporenoate acyltransferase, with the protein product MKKIIYIALYWFIVQMIIAQLGIRISYKFLEKDNKYFRSWNFEQEGQLWQQLVKVQYWKDHLPDGQNLNPNISSKATFDISKNMNDIQRFILETRRAEMVHLLSIFPVIAFFKASKSVKIINFVYVIIANVPCMIVQRYNRPKLIRIYNKLQKRKGD
- a CDS encoding TspO/MBR family protein encodes the protein MNVIETIKTIIKVITPIIGGKFIGKFAVKNARKDYKNNVRPPFSPPGYVFPIVWPIFYTTMGVAYALVTNKSTSKDLKGAYYTQLSLNYLWSILYFKYKLRFSALIESVVLLGAVVTTTVKFFNVKKVAGILLVPYMLWSAFATYLTAGNWYLNKDNPSYTEKSEN